The sequence below is a genomic window from Thermoanaerobaculia bacterium.
TGGACGGCTGGAGCGATGACGGCCGCTGGACGATCGCCCTTCCCGAGCCGATCGACGCGTTCCGGGCGGAGATCGGCGAGACCGCGAAGCTCGAGAGGTTTCTCGCCGACGCCGCGCGCCCGGTTCGGAAGGGGAGCGGCCCCGAGCCGTTCGCCGGCGGATGGGTCGGGTTCCTCTCCTACGAGCTCGGCGCGGCATGGGAAGGCGCGCCGCCGCGTCTCGATCCGGTCCCGGAGCCCGCCGCGCTTTTCTACCGCCACGACTCGGGATGGACGGTCGACCCGGCGGGGAACGTGAGGCCGTTCGGCCGCGCCGGCGCCCTTCCCGCGGCGCGGCGAATCCCTCGGGTCGAGAGCGGCGGGACCGGGTCGATCGGAGAATCCCTTCCCCGGGAGCGTTACGCGGCCGCGCACGAGGCGATCCGGGAGGGGATCGCGCGCGGCGACTTCTACCAGGTCAACCTGGCCAACCGCTTCGCCGCGCGGCTCCCGTCGCGGCCGGACGCGCGATCGCTCTACCGCCGGATCGCGGGGGACGAGCCGCCGCCGTACTCGATGCTCCTCCGCGCCGGCGATTTCGACGTGATCTCCGCGTCGCCCGAGCTCTTCCTTCGCGCGGACTTCGGGAGCGGCGCCGTCGAGATGCGGCCGATCAAGGGGACGGCGCCGCGCGGCGCCGCCCCCGCGGAAGACGCCGCCGCGGCCGCCGCGCTCGTCTCCTCGGCGAAGGATCGCGCGGAGAACGTGATGATCGTCGATCTCTGCCGCAACGACCTCGGCCGAGTCTGCGAAAACGGCTCGGTGGACGTGCTCGACCTCTGCCGGATACGCTCCCATCGCGTGCACCACCTCGAATCGGTCGTCTCGGGACGCTTGCGGCGGGGAACGATCGCCGCCGAGCTGCTCCGCGCGACGTTTCCGCCCGGGTCCGTCACCGGGGCGCCGCGGCGCGCCGCGGTCGCGGCGATCCGCGTCCTCGAGCCGTGCGCGCGCGGCGTGTACACCGGCGCGGCGGGATTCTTCGACGATCGCGGCCGTCTCGCGTTCAACGTCGCCATTCGCACGGCGGTCGCGGCCGGCTCGGAGGTCCGCTACGGCGCCGGCGGCGGCAT
It includes:
- a CDS encoding anthranilate synthase component I family protein, producing the protein DGWSDDGRWTIALPEPIDAFRAEIGETAKLERFLADAARPVRKGSGPEPFAGGWVGFLSYELGAAWEGAPPRLDPVPEPAALFYRHDSGWTVDPAGNVRPFGRAGALPAARRIPRVESGGTGSIGESLPRERYAAAHEAIREGIARGDFYQVNLANRFAARLPSRPDARSLYRRIAGDEPPPYSMLLRAGDFDVISASPELFLRADFGSGAVEMRPIKGTAPRGAAPAEDAAAAAALVSSAKDRAENVMIVDLCRNDLGRVCENGSVDVLDLCRIRSHRVHHLESVVSGRLRRGTIAAELLRATFPPGSVTGAPRRAAVAAIRVLEPCARGVYTGAAGFFDDRGRLAFNVAIRTAVAAGSEVRYGAGGGITWESAAAREREEVGWKAAEFLALFEGAPR